The following proteins come from a genomic window of Athalia rosae chromosome 1, iyAthRosa1.1, whole genome shotgun sequence:
- the LOC105693452 gene encoding probable methyltransferase-like protein 25: protein MSTYDEHFEKVLSFLQTYQSLVNSHLTDFITEDLWTTCLPDKLRKELETLGSDFVCKNYWNDVDHSTPELNKFLKAIDSLALEKCNLVYDARDVPKLFSTWGLELQESDLTNCTGKLEFMNDKKSYEVEIMAKVTSALAKFHSSIIVDAGAGKGYLSEQICQNYGVPVLAIDSSHITHKGAIRRQNIIKKKFGPPSKLVHYLVHSIDDSTDFSNLVKLYSPGWNSKQSLTITGLHTCGSLGQSVIKAFLQSDCIKSLCVVTCCYHLAETSLSGKLKLTKNAKMLAQQSIERVRKNNHHLSPTLFYRAVIQVLLNSLGISNVKTGRSAVAEDFVTYAQWVLRKIVLNSNQIPSQDMIKEVYQAHENLKWKMEIFQMLRVCLGSVVESAILLDRITYLKASKACSNFALVRLFDPVKSPRCYAIIALK from the exons ATGTCTACATATGATGAGCACTTTGAGAAAGTATTGAGTTTTTTGCAAACATATCAATCTCTGGTCAATTCCCACCTGACTGATTTCATTACTGAAGATTTGTGGACCACCTGCTTACCAGATAAGCTGCGAAAGGAGTTGGAAACTCTAGGTTCTGATTTTGTTTGCAAGAATTATTGGAATGACGTTGATCACAGTACTCCagaattgaacaaatttcTCAAAGCTATTGATTCCCTAGCTTTGGAGAAATGTAATCTTGTGTACGATGCGAGAGATGTTcccaaattattttcaacttggGGACTTGAGCTTCAAGAGTCAGACTTGACAAATTGCACAGGAAAACTTGAATTtatgaatgacaaaaaatcatACGAGGTAGAAATTATGGCAAAAGTTACCTCTGCATTAGCAAAGTTCCATTCAAGTATAATTGTTGATGCTGGAGCAGGAAAAGGTTATCTTTCAGAACAGATATGTCAAAACTATGGAGTCCCTGTGCTAGCAATTGATTCATCGCATATCACTCACAAAGGCGCTATACGAAGGCAAAATATTATCAAGAAGAAGTTTGGCCCACCATCTAAACTG GTTCATTACTTAGTACATAGCATCGACGACTCTACAGACTTTTCAAATCTAGTAAAGCTATATTCTCCAGGATGGAATTCAAAACAAAGTTTAACCATCACCGGCCTGCATACTTGTGGGTCTTTAGGACAGTCTGTTATAAAAGCTTTTCTACAGTCAGACTGCATAAAATCTCTCTGTGTAGTCACATGCTGCTACCACTTGGCAGAAACATCACTCAGcgggaaattaaaattgactaaaaatgcAAAGATGTTAGCTCAACAGTCCATTGAGCGAGttcgtaaaaataatcatcatttgTCTCCCACGTTGTTCTATAGAGCAGTTATTCAAGTACTGCTAAATTCTCTAG gTATATCCAATGTTAAGACTGGACGTAGCGCAGTTGCAGAAGACTTTGTCACATATGCACAATGGGTGCTGAGAAAAATTGTCCTGAACTCAAATCAGATCCCTTCGCAGGATATGATTAAAGAGGTGTACCAAGCtcatgaaaatttaaaatggaaaatggaaatatttcaaatgttAAGGGTCTGTCTAGGTTCTGTCGTTGAATCTGCCATCTTATTAGATAGAATAACATACTTGAAGGCAAGTAAGGCTTGTTCTAACTTTGCCTTAGTACGACTTTTTGATCCAGTCAAATCTCCAAGGTGCTACGCAATTATAGCacttaaataa
- the LOC105693453 gene encoding cell division cycle-associated protein 7-like yields MADEDYDAIRRKNIAERNAFFSEFFKDLKKETADLKPPPVPLPKNSEDSEVDSNDENEPIRQRRKPNKKSSGCLQKKRNLDIRRKYNTRQSVKTSISLSDSEELVDAKDGKRRRKRPKLKVLFRWAVPFEREIAMMRWMLYGEGDEEKEEESEESTGSSNDEDDQLRRKVVHKISKSDYNPDNIRSPEEVTEEQLLNVAERSTGKIYCKTNGISCHQCRQKTLDTKTICRSGECIGIRGQFCGPCLRGRYGEDAVVALKDPNWVCPPCRGLCNCSICRKRNGQMPTGILAPIVQEEGYSSVMDYLESGNTENL; encoded by the exons ATGGCAGACGAAGATTATGATGCtatcaggagaaaaaatatcgcggaGAGGAACGCATTT TTTTCGGAATTCTTCAAAGacctgaaaaaagaaacggcagATTTAAAGCCACCGCCTGTACCACTACCTAAGAACTCAGAGGATTCTGAAGTCGATagtaatgatgaaaatgagcCAATAAGACAGAGACGTAAACCAAATAAGAAATCAAGTGGatgtttgcaaaaaaaaagaaacctggACATTCGTCGAAAGTACAATACGCGTCAAAGTGTGAAGACAAGCATATCTTTGTCAGATTCAGAAGAACTTGTTGATGCAAAAGATGGCAAGAGACGCCGCAAGCGGCCTAAATTGAAGGTTCTTTTCCGTTGGGCAGTTCCCTTTGAACGAGAAATTGCTATGATGAGATGGATGTTGTATGGTgaaggagatgaagaaaaagaagaggaaagtgAGGAGTCTACTGGTTCATCTAACGATGAAGATGATCAACTCAGAAGAAAAGTTGTTCATAAGATATCGAAATCTGATTACAACCCGGATAACATACGTTCTCCTGAGGAAGTAACTGAGGAACAGTTGTTGAACGTTGCAGAAAGAAGTACTGGTAAAATATACTGTAAAACAAACGGCATAAGCTGCCATCAATGTAGACAAAAGACCTTGGATACAAAAACGATATGCAGATCCGGGGAATGTATTGGTATCAGAGGACAATTTTGTGGCCCTTGTTTGCGCGGCAGATATGGCGAAGATGCTGTTGTTGCCCTCAAAGATCCC AACTGGGTGTGTCCACCATGTCGAGGACTCTGCAACTGTAGTATATGCAGAAAGCGGAATGGTCAGATGCCAACCGGAATCCTAGCACCTATAGTACAGGAGGAGGGTTATTCATCAGTTATGGATTATTTGGAATCTGGTAATACCGAAAACCTCTAA